A genomic window from Companilactobacillus alimentarius DSM 20249 includes:
- a CDS encoding O-antigen ligase family protein, with protein MQRFIKKYSIFLMLYIVFQPVLDAVTGLMTQTHMSVTFGVLIRMAVMAVTVFYLLIFLILNRDNRRGFMMIGYFVILALVSVISLFINYKTKSLFVTSLEITTLAKSLYYPIMLLGYLYAFEELAEDRIINRFFPKVIFIAVNIISIIMLIAHFTNTSFSSYSYYKLGESGWFFAANELSAIVSITFPIMVWYALKKINRWTRLYYWISIILAIYSALLIGTKGSLLALLFSLCLAILASIVQFFRNRDRRKYFAGIFILLAITLGGIIKAYPAMAVARTSELHTEMIKDKKQKAKTKKGITKDQKKYVQTNKTVSYLFSGRTVYFENAAHNFSKSTLPQKVFGMGYATNFKKVQDAKLVEMDYVDIFFQFGVIGTIVYLAPLLYCLIYLIGTFFRKFGSMWSSKWIMLVASVCLGFGMALLTGHVIEAPSVSVYFVSILAYAMLNARIFLRTNEDPYTIDVED; from the coding sequence ATGCAAAGATTTATTAAAAAGTATAGCATCTTCTTAATGTTGTACATTGTTTTTCAACCAGTATTGGACGCCGTTACTGGGTTAATGACTCAGACACATATGAGTGTCACGTTTGGGGTGTTGATTCGCATGGCTGTTATGGCCGTGACGGTCTTCTATTTACTTATATTCTTAATATTGAATCGAGATAATAGGCGTGGGTTTATGATGATTGGCTATTTTGTCATATTAGCTTTAGTTTCAGTCATCAGTCTATTCATAAATTATAAAACTAAGTCTTTGTTCGTAACTTCTTTAGAAATTACAACCTTGGCTAAAAGTTTGTATTATCCAATTATGCTATTGGGTTATTTATATGCTTTTGAGGAATTAGCAGAGGATCGAATCATCAATCGCTTTTTCCCTAAAGTTATCTTTATTGCAGTTAATATCATCAGTATCATCATGTTGATTGCTCACTTTACTAATACTAGTTTCAGTTCATATTCTTACTACAAGTTGGGTGAAAGTGGCTGGTTCTTTGCGGCTAACGAATTGAGTGCTATTGTTTCAATTACTTTCCCAATTATGGTTTGGTATGCATTGAAGAAAATTAATCGGTGGACAAGATTGTATTATTGGATTTCAATTATTTTGGCCATTTATTCAGCTCTATTGATTGGAACGAAGGGTTCGTTATTAGCTCTTCTATTCAGTCTTTGTTTGGCTATTTTGGCAAGTATCGTTCAGTTCTTTCGAAATCGTGATAGAAGAAAATACTTTGCAGGAATTTTTATTTTATTAGCAATCACTTTAGGTGGAATCATTAAAGCTTATCCAGCAATGGCTGTGGCGAGAACCTCAGAATTGCATACCGAAATGATCAAAGATAAAAAACAAAAGGCTAAAACTAAAAAAGGTATTACTAAAGATCAAAAGAAATACGTTCAAACTAATAAGACAGTTTCTTATTTATTTAGTGGTCGAACAGTTTACTTTGAAAATGCAGCGCATAACTTCTCCAAATCTACCTTGCCACAAAAGGTCTTTGGAATGGGATATGCTACAAACTTTAAGAAAGTTCAGGACGCTAAATTGGTCGAAATGGATTATGTTGATATTTTCTTTCAATTTGGTGTAATCGGAACAATCGTTTATCTAGCACCGTTACTATATTGCTTGATATATTTGATTGGCACATTCTTTAGAAAATTTGGGAGCATGTGGTCATCTAAATGGATTATGTTAGTTGCTAGTGTTTGTCTAGGGTTTGGTATGGCATTATTGACGGGGCATGTAATTGAGGCTCCATCAGTCAGCGTTTACTTTGTCTCGATTTTAGCTTATGCAATGTTGAATGCACGAATCTTTTTACGGACGAATGAAGATCCTTATACAATTGATGTAGAAGATTAA
- a CDS encoding GntR family transcriptional regulator, whose translation MKVPVYIQIHNEIRKEIESGKWNVGERIPSERQLSQDFDVSRMTLRQAIQTLVDEGILQRQVGSGTYVASSKVQEKMSGTTSFTEITESQGKKPSSKTVSYHVADPSISEMEKLKLTDGDQVLRMERIRYADNQPICFEVATIPVSIVSSLDKQDITSSLYKALEDKAGLKLGDATQTVSAILASEKIANFLNVKRGSAILRVRQVTTLDDNRPFEYVRSQYAGDRFEFYLER comes from the coding sequence ATGAAGGTACCAGTATATATACAGATACATAATGAGATAAGAAAAGAAATTGAGTCGGGAAAATGGAATGTTGGAGAACGTATTCCATCTGAAAGACAACTATCACAAGATTTTGATGTCAGTAGAATGACTCTTCGTCAAGCTATTCAAACTTTAGTCGATGAGGGAATTTTACAACGACAAGTTGGTTCTGGAACTTATGTTGCCAGTAGCAAAGTCCAAGAAAAAATGTCTGGAACGACTAGTTTTACCGAAATAACTGAAAGTCAAGGCAAGAAGCCTTCTAGTAAAACTGTTTCATACCACGTGGCCGATCCGTCGATCAGTGAAATGGAAAAGCTAAAACTAACTGATGGCGATCAAGTATTACGAATGGAAAGAATCCGTTATGCTGACAATCAACCAATTTGTTTTGAAGTCGCCACAATTCCTGTCTCCATCGTTTCTTCTTTGGATAAGCAAGACATTACGTCTTCACTATATAAAGCCTTAGAGGACAAAGCAGGGTTAAAATTAGGTGATGCTACCCAAACAGTTTCAGCAATTTTGGCTTCTGAAAAGATTGCTAACTTTTTGAATGTTAAACGTGGATCTGCCATCTTGCGGGTAAGACAAGTAACTACTTTGGACGATAATCGTCCGTTTGAATATGTCCGTTCGCAGTATGCTGGAGACAGATTTGAATTTTATCTGGAGAGATAA
- a CDS encoding peptide MFS transporter — protein sequence MDEKKDRGFFGQPTGLRTLFLTEFWERFSYYGMRAILLFYMYYAVTKGGLGMDRTTAASVMSIYGSLVYMSSVLGGFISDRLLGARRTVFWGGVAIMLGHIVLSLPIGQAGLFSSIALIVIGTGLLKPNVSEMVGGLYTEGDPRRDSGFSIYVMGINLGSLFAPPAVNAMSNHFNFHAGFSLAAIGMFIGLIVYWWDGRKYLPKESLKAPDPITDKERTKFFQRVAIVIVAIIVIVIVMMFAHAFTIDNIITIISILGIALPIGYFVMMITSKKVTKIERSRVLAYIPLFLAAVIFWAIEEQGSVVLALFAAEQTRLSFAGFKLSAPLFQMLNPFFIIIYTPFFAWLWIKLSKIQPSSPSKFWMGLVATAISYFVLIIPLMGLAPGGKVSPLWLVLSWGIIEIGEMLISPVGLSATTKLAPKAFKGQMMSMWFLADSAGQAANAQIVKLFKPGDPQNEMMFFGATGIVTLVAAVILILFVPKIKKLMQGVN from the coding sequence ATGGATGAGAAAAAGGACCGAGGATTTTTCGGTCAACCGACAGGTCTACGGACACTGTTCTTAACTGAATTTTGGGAGAGATTCAGTTACTACGGTATGCGTGCCATTTTACTATTCTATATGTATTATGCGGTAACTAAGGGTGGTCTAGGCATGGACCGTACCACTGCCGCTTCTGTTATGTCTATCTATGGTTCATTAGTTTATATGTCTAGTGTTCTTGGTGGATTTATCAGTGATAGATTATTGGGAGCTAGAAGAACTGTCTTCTGGGGTGGTGTTGCCATTATGCTTGGTCACATCGTCTTGTCACTTCCTATTGGTCAAGCAGGATTATTTTCATCAATAGCTTTAATTGTTATTGGTACCGGATTATTGAAGCCAAACGTATCCGAAATGGTTGGTGGATTGTATACTGAAGGGGATCCAAGACGTGATTCTGGATTCAGTATTTATGTCATGGGTATTAATTTAGGTTCATTGTTTGCTCCACCAGCTGTAAATGCTATGAGTAATCATTTTAATTTCCATGCTGGTTTTTCATTAGCCGCTATTGGAATGTTTATTGGATTGATTGTTTACTGGTGGGATGGTCGCAAGTACCTTCCTAAGGAAAGTTTAAAAGCACCAGATCCAATTACAGACAAAGAACGGACTAAATTCTTCCAACGTGTTGCAATTGTAATTGTAGCAATCATCGTTATTGTTATCGTTATGATGTTCGCTCATGCCTTTACAATTGATAACATTATTACAATCATCAGTATCTTAGGTATCGCCTTACCAATTGGTTATTTTGTTATGATGATAACAAGTAAGAAAGTCACAAAGATTGAAAGATCTCGTGTCTTGGCTTACATTCCTTTGTTCTTGGCTGCTGTTATTTTCTGGGCCATTGAAGAACAAGGTTCAGTTGTTCTAGCACTTTTTGCTGCTGAACAAACTAGACTAAGTTTTGCTGGATTTAAGTTGTCAGCCCCATTGTTCCAAATGCTTAATCCATTCTTCATCATTATCTATACGCCATTCTTTGCTTGGCTATGGATCAAATTGAGTAAGATACAACCATCATCACCATCTAAATTCTGGATGGGACTAGTTGCTACAGCTATTTCATATTTCGTTTTGATTATTCCTTTGATGGGATTAGCACCAGGTGGCAAAGTTAGTCCACTCTGGTTAGTTCTAAGTTGGGGAATTATTGAAATTGGTGAAATGTTGATTTCACCAGTTGGTTTGTCTGCTACGACTAAGTTAGCTCCAAAAGCTTTCAAAGGACAAATGATGAGTATGTGGTTCTTGGCTGATTCAGCTGGACAAGCTGCTAATGCACAAATTGTTAAATTATTTAAACCTGGTGATCCTCAGAATGAAATGATGTTCTTTGGCGCTACAGGTATCGTTACATTAGTTGCCGCAGTTATTTTGATTTTGTTTGTTCCTAAGATCAAGAAATTAATGCAAGGTGTTAACTAA
- the glpK gene encoding glycerol kinase GlpK, producing MDKEYILAIDEGTTTARAIIFDHSGKQVAIARHPIRQILPNPGWVEHEPNEIWNAVQTTIATALIDSGIKPKQIKAIGIASQRETTVVWDKKTGLPIYNAIVWQSRQTSKLANDLIEAGYKDEIHQKTGLIISPYFSATKIRWILDHVKGAQKRAENGELLFGTINTWLLWKLTDGDSFMTDCANASRTMLYNINTLKWDEELLKIFNIPKAMLPEVKSNAEVFGITKNYQFYGSEIPISGMTGSQQASLFGQMAFEPGMVKNTYGTGAFAVMNTGNKPAMSDNNLLTTIAYSVDGEIKYALEGSVFIAGAALQWLRDDMKLISNTPSTSLAAKKSTDLDEVYVVPAFAGLGAPYWDNQAHGTIFGITRGTSDNDIIKATLQAIAYQTKDIIETMSSDSRIPIEVLKVDGAASANDYLMQFQADILGISLQRSSELETTSLGVAFMAGLGVGYWKDLDDIKQNYQAGKVYQPEMSETKRLDLYGGWKNAVEATMDFKH from the coding sequence ATGGATAAAGAATATATTTTAGCGATTGATGAAGGAACAACCACAGCCAGAGCAATTATTTTTGATCATAGCGGTAAGCAAGTTGCTATCGCTAGACATCCTATCAGACAAATTTTGCCTAATCCAGGTTGGGTGGAACATGAACCTAATGAAATTTGGAATGCTGTTCAAACGACGATTGCAACGGCTTTGATTGATTCTGGAATTAAGCCTAAGCAAATTAAGGCGATCGGTATTGCCAGTCAAAGAGAGACAACTGTGGTCTGGGATAAAAAGACAGGGTTGCCGATATATAACGCTATTGTTTGGCAAAGTCGTCAAACTTCGAAATTAGCTAATGACTTAATTGAAGCTGGTTATAAAGATGAAATTCATCAAAAAACAGGTCTAATTATTAGTCCATATTTTTCAGCAACAAAGATTCGCTGGATTTTGGATCATGTCAAGGGAGCCCAAAAGAGAGCTGAAAATGGTGAATTGCTGTTTGGAACTATCAATACTTGGCTACTTTGGAAATTGACCGATGGCGATAGTTTTATGACTGATTGCGCTAATGCTAGCCGAACCATGTTGTATAACATCAATACTCTGAAGTGGGATGAAGAACTCTTAAAAATTTTTAACATTCCCAAAGCTATGTTGCCAGAAGTTAAGTCTAATGCGGAAGTCTTCGGAATTACTAAGAATTATCAATTCTATGGTTCAGAGATTCCTATTTCAGGAATGACGGGTTCGCAGCAAGCTTCTCTATTTGGGCAGATGGCTTTTGAACCAGGGATGGTTAAGAATACTTATGGTACCGGGGCTTTTGCTGTGATGAACACTGGAAACAAACCAGCTATGTCAGACAACAATCTTTTGACAACCATCGCTTATAGTGTTGATGGAGAAATTAAGTATGCTCTGGAGGGTAGCGTCTTTATTGCTGGGGCTGCATTGCAATGGCTACGAGATGATATGAAATTGATTAGCAATACTCCTTCAACTTCTTTAGCTGCAAAGAAGTCGACTGATTTGGATGAAGTCTACGTAGTACCCGCTTTTGCTGGCTTGGGGGCACCTTATTGGGATAATCAAGCTCATGGAACTATTTTTGGTATCACAAGAGGGACTTCTGATAATGATATTATCAAGGCAACTTTGCAGGCAATTGCTTATCAGACAAAAGATATTATTGAAACGATGAGTTCTGATTCGAGAATTCCAATTGAAGTTTTAAAAGTTGATGGTGCGGCATCTGCCAATGATTATTTAATGCAATTTCAAGCTGATATTTTGGGGATTTCTTTACAACGATCATCTGAATTGGAAACAACCTCCTTAGGAGTAGCGTTCATGGCTGGGTTAGGTGTCGGCTATTGGAAAGATTTGGACGATATTAAGCAAAACTACCAAGCTGGAAAAGTTTATCAACCAGAAATGAGTGAAACTAAGCGTTTGGATTTGTATGGTGGCTGGAAAAATGCTGTTGAAGCAACCATGGATTTTAAGCACTAA
- the glpK gene encoding glycerol kinase GlpK, whose amino-acid sequence MSKKYIMAIDEGTTSTRAIIFDQKGSKIADAQREFTQHFPQPGWVEHDANEIWNAVQSTIANVFIESGIKPDQIQGIGITNQRETTVVWDKETGLPIYNAIVWQSRQTSDIAEKLAGRGYGEMIHEKTGLLIDPYFSATKIRWILDHVKGAQKRAENGELLFGTIDSWLLWKLSGGAAHVTDYSNASRTMLFNIHTLEWDKDILRILNIPEAMLPQVRPNSEVYAKTKDYHFYGSEVPISGMIGDQQAALFGQMAFEPGMVKNTYGTGAFIVMNTGEKPQLSDNNLLTTIGYGINNRVYYALEGSIFVAGSAIQWLRDAMNLVGSAPESEETALASTDQDEVYVVPAFTGLGAPYWDANARGAVFGLTRGTTKNDFIKATLQSLAYQSRDVLETMKEDTGIEIPTLKVDGGAANNRYLMQFQADILQTPVQRAKDLETTALGAAFLAGLAVGYWNDLEDIKQQYATGATFEPEMDSKRADYLYEGWRDAVSATRKFKHRATK is encoded by the coding sequence ATGTCTAAAAAATATATTATGGCAATTGACGAAGGAACAACTAGTACACGAGCTATTATTTTTGATCAAAAGGGGAGCAAAATAGCCGATGCCCAGCGTGAATTTACGCAACATTTTCCGCAACCAGGTTGGGTAGAACATGATGCTAATGAAATCTGGAATGCCGTTCAATCAACGATTGCTAATGTCTTTATCGAATCAGGTATTAAACCAGATCAAATACAGGGGATTGGAATCACAAATCAGCGGGAAACAACGGTGGTTTGGGATAAAGAGACCGGTTTGCCGATATATAATGCCATTGTTTGGCAAAGTCGCCAAACGTCTGATATCGCTGAGAAATTGGCAGGACGTGGTTATGGTGAAATGATTCATGAAAAAACGGGACTTTTGATTGATCCTTATTTCTCAGCTACTAAGATTCGTTGGATCCTTGACCATGTTAAGGGTGCTCAAAAGCGTGCTGAAAATGGAGAATTACTTTTTGGAACGATTGATAGTTGGCTCCTTTGGAAGTTGTCAGGCGGAGCAGCCCATGTGACGGACTATTCTAATGCTAGTCGGACGATGTTATTTAATATTCACACTTTGGAGTGGGATAAGGATATTTTAAGAATTTTAAATATTCCAGAGGCAATGTTGCCCCAAGTTCGTCCTAATTCGGAAGTTTATGCTAAAACCAAAGATTATCATTTCTATGGATCAGAGGTTCCCATCTCAGGAATGATTGGCGATCAACAAGCAGCGTTATTCGGACAGATGGCTTTTGAACCAGGAATGGTTAAGAACACTTATGGTACAGGTGCTTTTATCGTTATGAATACAGGTGAAAAACCCCAATTATCAGATAATAATCTTTTGACGACGATCGGTTATGGTATCAATAATCGCGTTTATTACGCACTGGAAGGTAGTATTTTTGTTGCAGGGTCAGCTATTCAATGGTTACGTGACGCTATGAATCTCGTTGGATCAGCGCCTGAATCAGAGGAAACTGCTCTAGCTTCAACGGATCAAGATGAGGTTTACGTCGTACCAGCATTTACTGGACTAGGTGCACCTTATTGGGATGCCAATGCTCGTGGTGCCGTCTTTGGTTTGACGCGAGGAACGACTAAAAATGATTTTATCAAGGCTACTTTACAATCACTGGCATATCAATCTCGTGACGTTTTAGAGACGATGAAAGAGGATACGGGCATTGAGATACCAACGCTTAAAGTCGACGGTGGAGCGGCTAATAATCGCTATTTGATGCAATTTCAAGCTGACATCTTACAAACTCCAGTACAGCGAGCTAAAGATTTGGAAACAACAGCTTTAGGTGCAGCCTTTTTAGCAGGTTTAGCAGTCGGTTACTGGAATGATTTGGAAGATATCAAACAGCAATATGCCACTGGAGCAACTTTTGAGCCTGAAATGGACTCTAAACGGGCTGATTATTTGTATGAAGGTTGGCGCGATGCAGTCAGTGCCACTAGAAAATTTAAGCACAGAGCAACTAAATAA
- a CDS encoding YfhO family protein, which translates to MNQDTLEMMRDLGYFNLNVRRISYFGGTKITNALFGVYYRIRQWNNHYYVEENYNAPTLGFLVDPDVYDFKMKANQALDNQNGLWQSLNGSSTSYLKNVLLTSMNQTTEKGKKAYTYQLVARASGPLYFYVTPFNYMNSRIYVNGKYIKTSSVNVFSAATLRLGDFKRNQKVKVKIVTNKSLDLNPRYFQSLDQAKFDLTTDKFKRNELKIKSDLNHDTVRGTINVKQPSPLLLSIPYDNGWNVKVDGKKVKVHKVVSNLMAINLQSGKHHVVLNYNVPGLKLGWLVSIVSVILFIGFLLINKSKDRLKKY; encoded by the coding sequence TTGAATCAAGATACTCTGGAAATGATGCGAGATTTAGGGTATTTTAATTTGAATGTCCGGCGAATCAGTTATTTTGGGGGAACTAAAATAACCAATGCCTTGTTTGGAGTTTACTATCGGATTCGTCAGTGGAATAATCATTACTATGTTGAGGAGAATTACAATGCTCCTACCTTAGGTTTTTTAGTAGATCCAGATGTCTATGATTTTAAGATGAAAGCTAATCAAGCTTTGGATAATCAAAATGGATTGTGGCAATCTCTGAATGGCAGCAGTACCTCATATTTGAAAAATGTCTTATTGACTAGTATGAATCAGACAACTGAAAAAGGTAAAAAAGCCTATACGTACCAATTGGTTGCACGTGCTAGTGGACCGTTATACTTTTACGTAACGCCATTTAATTATATGAACAGTAGAATTTATGTTAATGGCAAGTATATCAAGACTTCGTCAGTGAATGTGTTCAGTGCAGCGACGTTACGTCTCGGTGATTTCAAACGAAATCAAAAAGTTAAGGTTAAAATTGTGACTAACAAAAGTCTGGATTTGAATCCACGTTATTTCCAATCATTAGATCAAGCTAAATTTGATTTAACAACTGATAAATTCAAACGAAACGAATTGAAAATTAAGTCTGACTTGAATCACGATACAGTTAGAGGCACGATTAATGTTAAACAACCGTCACCATTGTTGTTGAGTATTCCTTATGATAATGGTTGGAATGTTAAAGTCGATGGTAAGAAAGTTAAAGTTCATAAAGTCGTTTCTAACTTAATGGCAATTAATTTACAATCTGGTAAACATCATGTTGTTTTGAATTATAATGTGCCAGGTTTGAAATTAGGCTGGCTGGTTTCTATCGTTTCGGTAATTTTATTTATTGGCTTTTTACTAATTAATAAGTCAAAAGATAGACTCAAAAAATATTAA
- a CDS encoding YfhO family protein, with protein sequence MVKRHVGYYLGAFFVNLAIISIIFAISNLVPFGSNNFLSSDLGTQYLTFLTELRRQLVSGNLHLYLFSQSLGDNFFPVISYYLLSPFNLLLVLFSPKAIPIAADILIMLKISTMGISMAYFLKEYFQKSTWTNLIFTIAYSFCGFVASYFYDLMWLDDLIMLPLVAVGVMHLIKHHQYVLYYFAILFSIIFNYYLGYMLCIFSICFFVFIGLEDHLFKQKDKWQVIRYYLITSVLAGLSSAVVLIPTLAGMLKTAKTSFNIFNYLPSARFGLEALTELGVGGNSFDQRLEHGPSVFMTSTILILLLSYFISARVKNRDKQNSALLLGVLLVSMFVTTFNTMWHMFQNPAGFPFRNSFIFSFVCIFIARKAWENGVIQESSVIVKSTCVAGILICLGYLTQWLLPKVIEQLGFDSLTNEFSIGYFWLSLACIVLSGMCLLLLKRKKQFLIPLYLLVIFEVVANFNAVMKTASFGSQTIYQNEFDSENKILKEVKDQSHLGHRIIVSKSGLNKAFPEQYNNYNDPIYLISMV encoded by the coding sequence ATGGTTAAACGTCATGTTGGGTACTATTTGGGAGCTTTTTTCGTTAATTTGGCTATTATTTCAATTATTTTTGCTATTTCCAATTTAGTTCCTTTTGGTAGTAATAATTTTTTGAGCAGTGATCTGGGAACGCAATACTTAACTTTTTTAACTGAATTAAGGCGTCAATTAGTTTCGGGTAATCTGCATTTGTATTTGTTCAGTCAGTCGTTGGGTGACAACTTTTTTCCAGTTATCAGCTATTATTTATTGTCGCCATTTAATTTACTGTTGGTTCTATTCAGTCCCAAAGCAATTCCGATTGCGGCTGATATTTTGATTATGCTTAAAATATCGACTATGGGAATTTCGATGGCTTATTTTTTGAAAGAATATTTTCAAAAGAGTACTTGGACTAATTTAATATTTACAATTGCATACAGTTTTTGTGGTTTCGTGGCTTCGTATTTTTATGATCTTATGTGGTTGGATGATCTGATCATGTTGCCATTGGTAGCTGTAGGTGTGATGCATTTGATTAAGCATCATCAGTATGTTTTATATTATTTTGCTATTTTATTTTCGATAATTTTTAATTATTATTTAGGTTACATGTTGTGTATCTTTTCGATCTGTTTCTTCGTCTTCATTGGATTAGAGGACCATCTTTTCAAGCAAAAAGATAAATGGCAGGTCATTAGATATTATTTGATTACTTCAGTTTTAGCTGGCTTGAGTTCGGCGGTGGTATTGATTCCTACTTTGGCTGGAATGCTAAAGACCGCAAAAACTTCCTTTAACATTTTTAATTATTTACCATCGGCCCGTTTTGGACTGGAAGCTTTGACGGAATTGGGTGTTGGCGGCAATAGTTTTGATCAGCGTTTGGAACACGGTCCGTCTGTTTTTATGACCTCAACGATTTTAATTCTACTATTAAGTTATTTCATCAGCGCGCGAGTTAAAAATCGTGATAAACAAAATTCGGCTCTTTTATTGGGAGTCTTATTGGTAAGTATGTTTGTTACCACTTTTAATACAATGTGGCATATGTTTCAAAATCCAGCCGGTTTTCCTTTTAGAAATAGTTTTATTTTTTCTTTTGTTTGTATTTTTATCGCTCGCAAGGCATGGGAAAATGGGGTTATTCAAGAATCAAGCGTTATTGTTAAAAGTACTTGTGTAGCGGGTATTCTAATTTGTTTAGGTTATTTAACGCAGTGGCTTTTACCAAAAGTTATTGAGCAGTTAGGATTTGACAGTTTAACTAATGAATTTAGTATTGGATATTTCTGGTTGAGTTTGGCTTGTATCGTGTTGTCAGGAATGTGTCTTTTACTATTAAAACGTAAGAAACAATTTTTAATACCGTTATACTTGCTGGTGATTTTTGAAGTTGTCGCTAATTTCAATGCGGTCATGAAGACAGCTAGTTTTGGCAGTCAAACAATTTATCAAAATGAATTTGACAGTGAAAATAAGATTCTAAAAGAGGTTAAAGATCAAAGCCACTTAGGGCATCGAATCATTGTTTCTAAATCAGGGTTGAATAAAGCTTTTCCAGAACAATATAACAATTATAACGATCCAATTTATTTAATATCAATGGTTTGA
- a CDS encoding FAD-dependent oxidoreductase has product MKVSIVGCTHAGTFSAMNILKEHPDWEVSVFERNDNLSFLSCGIALWVSDRVSDPNKMFYASPDALSDLGAHMYMKHDVTDIDFDNKKLAVKDLTSGKTFEQDYDKLVITTGSAPVIPPISGIDSKRVMLCKNWTNANELKENAGEIKSAIVIGAGYIGAELAEGYATLGKETTLIDALPDVLSKNLDPNMSAIAEKDYRDNGVTLGMNEKVVSFEETDHSIIVKTDKNSYEADIAVMCVGFRPNTKMFADKFKTLPNGALIVDKYMHTSIKDVYSAGDAASVHYNPTGDDQYIPLATNSVRQGILVGKNIEKDTVAYMGTQASSAVELFGRTYAASGLTKVHADALGKKVAEVSLEDNYRPEFMLSTTPVLMNLVWDPETRVVLGGALTSKYDVSQSANLLSLAIQKKVTIDELSMVDFLFQPNFDKPVNYVSALAGAAVEKADK; this is encoded by the coding sequence ATGAAAGTAAGTATTGTAGGATGTACTCATGCGGGAACTTTTTCAGCAATGAATATTTTAAAGGAACACCCTGATTGGGAAGTTTCAGTTTTTGAACGTAATGATAATTTATCATTTTTGTCATGCGGGATTGCACTCTGGGTAAGCGATCGTGTCTCTGATCCGAACAAAATGTTTTATGCAAGTCCAGACGCTTTGAGCGATTTGGGTGCACATATGTATATGAAACATGATGTGACAGATATTGACTTTGATAACAAGAAATTGGCAGTGAAAGATTTAACTAGTGGTAAGACTTTTGAACAAGATTATGACAAATTGGTTATTACAACTGGTTCAGCTCCAGTTATTCCACCGATTTCTGGAATTGATTCAAAACGTGTTATGTTGTGCAAGAATTGGACTAATGCCAATGAATTGAAAGAAAATGCGGGGGAAATCAAGAGTGCTATCGTAATTGGTGCTGGTTATATTGGTGCTGAATTGGCTGAAGGTTATGCTACTTTAGGCAAGGAAACAACTTTGATTGATGCTTTACCTGATGTTTTGTCAAAAAACCTTGACCCTAATATGTCAGCCATTGCTGAAAAGGATTATCGCGACAATGGCGTAACTTTAGGCATGAATGAAAAGGTTGTTTCATTTGAAGAAACAGACCATAGCATTATTGTCAAAACTGATAAGAATAGCTATGAAGCAGATATTGCGGTAATGTGTGTCGGCTTCCGTCCTAATACAAAAATGTTTGCAGATAAGTTCAAGACTTTACCAAATGGTGCATTAATTGTTGATAAATATATGCATACAAGTATTAAAGATGTTTATTCAGCTGGTGATGCAGCTTCTGTTCACTACAATCCAACAGGGGATGACCAATATATTCCTTTAGCTACAAATTCTGTTCGTCAAGGAATTCTAGTTGGTAAGAATATTGAAAAGGATACTGTTGCTTATATGGGAACACAAGCTAGTTCAGCTGTCGAATTATTTGGCAGAACCTATGCTGCAAGTGGTTTAACTAAAGTTCATGCTGATGCTTTGGGTAAAAAAGTTGCCGAAGTAAGTTTGGAAGATAATTATCGTCCTGAATTTATGCTATCAACGACACCGGTATTGATGAACCTTGTCTGGGACCCTGAGACTAGAGTTGTTTTAGGTGGAGCTTTGACAAGTAAGTATGACGTCTCACAATCAGCTAACTTATTGTCATTAGCTATCCAAAAGAAAGTAACAATTGATGAATTGTCGATGGTTGATTTCTTATTCCAACCTAATTTTGACAAACCAGTTAACTACGTTAGTGCTTTAGCAGGTGCCGCTGTAGAAAAAGCTGATAAATAA